One window of the Gambusia affinis linkage group LG01, SWU_Gaff_1.0, whole genome shotgun sequence genome contains the following:
- the nkain5 gene encoding sodium/potassium-transporting ATPase subunit beta-1-interacting protein 3 isoform X1, translating to MGCCSGRGILVLLCCVQLITAVERQVFDFLGYQWAPIMVNFFHIIAVILGLFGAIQYQSRYVTMYLLWMFVWIGWNVFVSCLYLDLGGLSKDSHILSLGVSSHSSWWKDNGPGCQSQNPPSDRWSEHQNPQLASVPSCWLQYQYLEVLHCAAQLLLSWESFVPVMQSADFQRKRAITNDCKEHLFKDAEKNPGRKGPLRPNHHLHHLNFSCETKNQGKN from the exons ATGGGCTGCTGCTCCGGAAGAGGCATACTGGTCCTGCTGTGCTGCGTGCAGCTG ATAACCGCGGTGGAGCGGCAGGTGTTCGACTTCCTGGGCTACCAGTGGGCTCCCATCATGGTCAACTTCTTCCATATCATCGCGGTCATCCTGGGACTTTTCGGGGCCATCCAGTACCAGTCACGCTACGTCACCATG TACCTGCTGTGGATGTTTGTGTGGATTGGCTGGAACGTCTTTGTGAGTTGTCTCTACCTGGATTTGGGAGGCCTTTCGAAG GACAGCCACATCCTCTCCCTGGGAGTTTCCTCACATTCCTCCTGGTGGAAGGACAACGGGCCGGGATGTCAGAGCCAGAACCCGCCCTCTGACAGGTGGAGCGAGCACCAGAACCCCCAGCTGGCCTCAGTGCCGAGCTGCTGGCTGCAGTACCAGTACCTGGAGGTTCTGCACTGCGCCGCCCAGCTCCTTCT CTCCTGGGAGTCGTTTGTTCCTGTTATGCAGTCAGCAGATTTCCAGAGGAAGAGAGCT attacaAATGACTGTAAGGAACATCTGTTCAAAGATGCTGAAAAGAATCCAGGCAGAAAAGGTCCTCTAAGACCcaatcatcatcttcatcatcttaaTTTTAGTTGTGAAACCAAAAACCAAGGCAAGaattga
- the LOC122835873 gene encoding YTH domain-containing family protein 1-like isoform X2: MQAKNNSYQSMTDPYLSSYYAPSIGFPYPLNEAPWSTGGDPPIPYLAPYAPLSNGDHHFMPDTVFGQPGGLSSSIYPHRFNFFPENPAFSTWGTSGSQGQQTQSSAYGGSYSYPPSSLGGTLVPDGQTGFHSDTLSKAPGMNSLEQGMLGLKIGSDVTGSGSGVKSAGSVIGGGVAMGNGGTPVGMPPQKPTSWAAIASKPAKQQQQKAKNKPGMPLAGGVLPPPPPIKHSMDIDTWDNKGTAAKMAPPLHHQHHPSHLHSHTASLIPPLQQSLQSVQSLVQQMTMPGPPQSYQNHNSAPTPQTRWVAPRNRNLCYSGGSLDSSGSSNGGGGVGNGGIAGFVPANPGSESHPVLEKLRAAHSYNPKDFDWNLKNGRVFIIKSYSEDDIHRSIKYSIWCSTEHGNKRLDAAYRAMTAKGPVYLLFSVNGSGHFCGVAEMRSPVDYGTSAGVWAQDKWKGKFDVNWLFVKDVPNSQLRHIRLENNDNKPVTNSRDTQEVPLEKAKQVLKIIAQYKHTTSIFDDFSHYEKKQEEEDVVKKSYEPVSIQSRSRVDQDRQK, encoded by the exons ATGCAAGCAAAG AATAACAGCTATCAGTCCATGACGGACCCCTACCTGTCCAGCTACTATGCCCCCTCTATTGGATTTCCTTACCCTCTTAACGAGGCGCCCTGGTCCACCGGAGGCGACCCACCGATCCCCTACCTGGCCCCCTACGCCCCCCTCAGTAATGGAGACCACCACTTCATGCCTGACACCGTGTTCGGGCAGCCCGGTGGgctcagcagcagcatttaCCCACACCGCTTCAATTTTTTCCCAGAGAACCCGGCGTTCTCTACCTGGGGCACCAGCGGCTCCCAGGGCCAGCAGACTCAGAGCTCAGCCTATGGGGGCAGCTACAGCTACCCTCCCAGCTCCCTAGGGGGCACTCTAGTCCCTGACGGCCAGACCGGTTTCCATAGTGACACCCTGAGCAAAGCCCCAGGCATGAACAGCTTGGAGCAAGGCATGCTGGGCCTGAAAATAGGCAGCGatgtgacaggaagtggctCGGGTGTGAAGAGCGCAGGCTCCGTGATAGGCGGGGGTGTCGCCATGGGCAACGGCGGCACGCCAGTCGGAATGCCGCCTCAAAAGCCGACATCGTGGGCGGCGATCGCCAGCAAACCggccaagcagcagcagcagaaggcgAAGAACAAGCCTGGGATGCCGCTAGCCGGCGGAGTTCTTCCGCCACCGCCGCCCATCAAGCACAGCATGGACATCGACACGTGGGATAATAAAGGCACCGCCGCCAAGATGGCGCCGCCTCtacaccaccagcaccacccGTCCCACCTGCACTCCCACACGGCAAGCCTCATCCCGCCGCTGCAGCAGTCCCTGCAGTCCGTCCAGTCCCTTGTTCAGCAGATGACCATGCCAGGACCACCGCAGTCCTACCAGAACCACAACTCCGCCCCCACACCCCAAACCAGATGGGTGGCGCCACGCAACCGTAACCTCTGCTACAGCGGCGGAAGCCTGGACAGCAGCGGCTCGTCCAACGGTGGTGGTGGTGTAGGAAACGGAGGCATCGCTGGGTTTGTTCCCGCCAATCCTGGCTCGGAGTCCCACCCGGTTCTGGAGAAGCTGCGAGCGGCCCACAGCTACAACCCCAAGGATTTCGACTGGAACTTGAAAAACGGCCGTGTGTTCATCATCAAGAGCTACTCCGAGGACGACATCCACCGCTCCATTAAGTACTCCATCTGGTGCAGCACAGAGCACGGCAACAAGCGGCTGGACGCCGCCTACCGGGCCATGACCGCCAAAGGTCCTGTCTACTTGTTGTTCAGCGTCAACGGCAGCGGCCACTTCTGCGGCGTGGCGGAGATGCGCTCCCCTGTGGACTACGGCACCAGCGCCGGAGTCTGGGCGCAGGACAAGTGGAAGGGCAAGTTCGACGTGAACTGGCTGTTTGTTAAGGACGTGCCCAACAGCCAGCTGCGCCACATCCGCCTGGAGAACAACGACAACAAGCCGGTCACCAACTCACGGGACACCCAGGAGGTTCCTCTGGAGAAGGCCAAGCAGGTGCTGAAGATCATCGCCCAGTACAAACACACCACCTCCATCTTTGATGACTTCTCCCACTACGAgaagaagcaggaggaggaggacgtcGTGAAAAAG AGCTATGAGCCTGTCTCGATACAGAGTCGATCCAGAGTTGATCAG
- the nkain5 gene encoding sodium/potassium-transporting ATPase subunit beta-1-interacting protein 3 isoform X2 has product MGCCSGRGILVLLCCVQLITAVERQVFDFLGYQWAPIMVNFFHIIAVILGLFGAIQYQSRYVTMYLLWMFVWIGWNVFVSCLYLDLGGLSKDSHILSLGVSSHSSWWKDNGPGCQSQNPPSDRWSEHQNPQLASVPSCWLQYQYLEVLHCAAQLLLSLLGVVCSCYAVSRFPEEESYYK; this is encoded by the exons ATGGGCTGCTGCTCCGGAAGAGGCATACTGGTCCTGCTGTGCTGCGTGCAGCTG ATAACCGCGGTGGAGCGGCAGGTGTTCGACTTCCTGGGCTACCAGTGGGCTCCCATCATGGTCAACTTCTTCCATATCATCGCGGTCATCCTGGGACTTTTCGGGGCCATCCAGTACCAGTCACGCTACGTCACCATG TACCTGCTGTGGATGTTTGTGTGGATTGGCTGGAACGTCTTTGTGAGTTGTCTCTACCTGGATTTGGGAGGCCTTTCGAAG GACAGCCACATCCTCTCCCTGGGAGTTTCCTCACATTCCTCCTGGTGGAAGGACAACGGGCCGGGATGTCAGAGCCAGAACCCGCCCTCTGACAGGTGGAGCGAGCACCAGAACCCCCAGCTGGCCTCAGTGCCGAGCTGCTGGCTGCAGTACCAGTACCTGGAGGTTCTGCACTGCGCCGCCCAGCTCCTTCTGTCA CTCCTGGGAGTCGTTTGTTCCTGTTATGCAGTCAGCAGATTTCCAGAGGAAGAGAGCT attacaAATGA
- the nkain5 gene encoding sodium/potassium-transporting ATPase subunit beta-1-interacting protein 3 isoform X3 — MFVWIGWNVFVSCLYLDLGGLSKDSHILSLGVSSHSSWWKDNGPGCQSQNPPSDRWSEHQNPQLASVPSCWLQYQYLEVLHCAAQLLLSWESFVPVMQSADFQRKRAITNDCKEHLFKDAEKNPGRKGPLRPNHHLHHLNFSCETKNQGKN, encoded by the exons ATGTTTGTGTGGATTGGCTGGAACGTCTTTGTGAGTTGTCTCTACCTGGATTTGGGAGGCCTTTCGAAG GACAGCCACATCCTCTCCCTGGGAGTTTCCTCACATTCCTCCTGGTGGAAGGACAACGGGCCGGGATGTCAGAGCCAGAACCCGCCCTCTGACAGGTGGAGCGAGCACCAGAACCCCCAGCTGGCCTCAGTGCCGAGCTGCTGGCTGCAGTACCAGTACCTGGAGGTTCTGCACTGCGCCGCCCAGCTCCTTCT CTCCTGGGAGTCGTTTGTTCCTGTTATGCAGTCAGCAGATTTCCAGAGGAAGAGAGCT attacaAATGACTGTAAGGAACATCTGTTCAAAGATGCTGAAAAGAATCCAGGCAGAAAAGGTCCTCTAAGACCcaatcatcatcttcatcatcttaaTTTTAGTTGTGAAACCAAAAACCAAGGCAAGaattga
- the LOC122835873 gene encoding YTH domain-containing family protein 1-like isoform X1 produces MMSAASIDPQTSKGQDASKAFPVSVQNGSLHQKDSVHDNDFEPYLTSQSSQNNSYQSMTDPYLSSYYAPSIGFPYPLNEAPWSTGGDPPIPYLAPYAPLSNGDHHFMPDTVFGQPGGLSSSIYPHRFNFFPENPAFSTWGTSGSQGQQTQSSAYGGSYSYPPSSLGGTLVPDGQTGFHSDTLSKAPGMNSLEQGMLGLKIGSDVTGSGSGVKSAGSVIGGGVAMGNGGTPVGMPPQKPTSWAAIASKPAKQQQQKAKNKPGMPLAGGVLPPPPPIKHSMDIDTWDNKGTAAKMAPPLHHQHHPSHLHSHTASLIPPLQQSLQSVQSLVQQMTMPGPPQSYQNHNSAPTPQTRWVAPRNRNLCYSGGSLDSSGSSNGGGGVGNGGIAGFVPANPGSESHPVLEKLRAAHSYNPKDFDWNLKNGRVFIIKSYSEDDIHRSIKYSIWCSTEHGNKRLDAAYRAMTAKGPVYLLFSVNGSGHFCGVAEMRSPVDYGTSAGVWAQDKWKGKFDVNWLFVKDVPNSQLRHIRLENNDNKPVTNSRDTQEVPLEKAKQVLKIIAQYKHTTSIFDDFSHYEKKQEEEDVVKKSYEPVSIQSRSRVDQDRQK; encoded by the exons ATGATGTCTGCCGCTAGCATAGACCCTCAG ACATCGAAAGGACAAGATGCAAGCAAAG CCTTTCCAGTTTCAGTGCAGAACGGCTCCCTCCACCAGAAGGACTCTGTGCATGATAATGACTTTGAGCCGTATCTCACTAGCCAGTCCAGTCAG AATAACAGCTATCAGTCCATGACGGACCCCTACCTGTCCAGCTACTATGCCCCCTCTATTGGATTTCCTTACCCTCTTAACGAGGCGCCCTGGTCCACCGGAGGCGACCCACCGATCCCCTACCTGGCCCCCTACGCCCCCCTCAGTAATGGAGACCACCACTTCATGCCTGACACCGTGTTCGGGCAGCCCGGTGGgctcagcagcagcatttaCCCACACCGCTTCAATTTTTTCCCAGAGAACCCGGCGTTCTCTACCTGGGGCACCAGCGGCTCCCAGGGCCAGCAGACTCAGAGCTCAGCCTATGGGGGCAGCTACAGCTACCCTCCCAGCTCCCTAGGGGGCACTCTAGTCCCTGACGGCCAGACCGGTTTCCATAGTGACACCCTGAGCAAAGCCCCAGGCATGAACAGCTTGGAGCAAGGCATGCTGGGCCTGAAAATAGGCAGCGatgtgacaggaagtggctCGGGTGTGAAGAGCGCAGGCTCCGTGATAGGCGGGGGTGTCGCCATGGGCAACGGCGGCACGCCAGTCGGAATGCCGCCTCAAAAGCCGACATCGTGGGCGGCGATCGCCAGCAAACCggccaagcagcagcagcagaaggcgAAGAACAAGCCTGGGATGCCGCTAGCCGGCGGAGTTCTTCCGCCACCGCCGCCCATCAAGCACAGCATGGACATCGACACGTGGGATAATAAAGGCACCGCCGCCAAGATGGCGCCGCCTCtacaccaccagcaccacccGTCCCACCTGCACTCCCACACGGCAAGCCTCATCCCGCCGCTGCAGCAGTCCCTGCAGTCCGTCCAGTCCCTTGTTCAGCAGATGACCATGCCAGGACCACCGCAGTCCTACCAGAACCACAACTCCGCCCCCACACCCCAAACCAGATGGGTGGCGCCACGCAACCGTAACCTCTGCTACAGCGGCGGAAGCCTGGACAGCAGCGGCTCGTCCAACGGTGGTGGTGGTGTAGGAAACGGAGGCATCGCTGGGTTTGTTCCCGCCAATCCTGGCTCGGAGTCCCACCCGGTTCTGGAGAAGCTGCGAGCGGCCCACAGCTACAACCCCAAGGATTTCGACTGGAACTTGAAAAACGGCCGTGTGTTCATCATCAAGAGCTACTCCGAGGACGACATCCACCGCTCCATTAAGTACTCCATCTGGTGCAGCACAGAGCACGGCAACAAGCGGCTGGACGCCGCCTACCGGGCCATGACCGCCAAAGGTCCTGTCTACTTGTTGTTCAGCGTCAACGGCAGCGGCCACTTCTGCGGCGTGGCGGAGATGCGCTCCCCTGTGGACTACGGCACCAGCGCCGGAGTCTGGGCGCAGGACAAGTGGAAGGGCAAGTTCGACGTGAACTGGCTGTTTGTTAAGGACGTGCCCAACAGCCAGCTGCGCCACATCCGCCTGGAGAACAACGACAACAAGCCGGTCACCAACTCACGGGACACCCAGGAGGTTCCTCTGGAGAAGGCCAAGCAGGTGCTGAAGATCATCGCCCAGTACAAACACACCACCTCCATCTTTGATGACTTCTCCCACTACGAgaagaagcaggaggaggaggacgtcGTGAAAAAG AGCTATGAGCCTGTCTCGATACAGAGTCGATCCAGAGTTGATCAG